A window from Electrophorus electricus isolate fEleEle1 chromosome 7, fEleEle1.pri, whole genome shotgun sequence encodes these proteins:
- the ifng1r gene encoding interferon gamma related, with the protein MDSLFNLVIMCGLIIASLTGTMGRSLHIENEVKTLLKHYKLTGPEWVGKAVFSPYLGKADNTCTCEKLVLLSMLNVYMDIFSDMMNKSKEKKAVLEELKKSVALLKANKYTKEQAVWQQLKEIESLEVNNSTIQGGALNNFRSVYEVASTAGQVKKV; encoded by the exons ATGGATTCTTTGTTCAATCTCGTGATAATGTGCGGACTTATCATTGCATCACTGACGGGGACCATGGGACGCTCGCTTCATATTGAAAATGAAGTTAAAACTCTGCTAAAGCATTAT AAATTAACAGGCCCAGAGTGGGTGGGAAAGGCAGTTTTCAGTCCTTATTTGGGCAAAGCTGAT AACACTTGTACTTGTGAGAAGCTGGTGCTCCTAAGCATGTTGAATGTTTACATGGACATCTTTTCGGACATGATGAACAAgtccaaagaaaaaaaggctgtCTTGGAGGAGCTCAAGAAAAGTGTGGCACTCCTGAAGGCAAACAAATACACCAAAGAACAGGCAGTGTGGCAGCAACTTAAAGAGATTGAGTCCTTAGAG GTGAACAACAGCACGATTCAGGGGGGAGCGCTGAATAACTTTCGCTCCGTGTATGAGGTAGCTTCTACAGCTGGACAAGTCAAAAAGGTTTAG
- the ifng1 gene encoding interferon gamma 1 translates to MKMRILFLGICFLTFEWMANSEAFLPENTKKCIDKLNDHYKTKEDDSLYDGHPIFLKKLEHLTKNTEKSEQKLLMRIILDAYNRIFTQMKNEAQDVSVQNQLNNVKDNLNKMKEHYFPDKNDLNKYAIEVLALKESDPLVQRKALFEVERVYNEAANLAQNHRRRRQAKGSRRLRP, encoded by the exons ATGAAAATGAGGATTCTGTTCTTGGGAATATGTTTCCTAACTTTTGAATGGATGGCAAACTCTGAGGCCTTCCTACCTGAGAACACCAAGAAATGTATTGACAAGCTGAATGACCATTAT AAGACCAAAGAGGATGACTCTTTGTATGACGGACATCCCATCTTTTTGAAAAAGCTGGAACACTTGACAAAAAACACTGAG AAGAGTGAACAGAAACTCCTGATGAGAATCATCCTGGATGCATATAACAGAATTTTCACCCAGATGAAAAATGAGGCGCAGGATGTATCTGTCCAAAACCAACTGAATAATGTAAAAGATAATCTGAACAAGATGAAAGAACACTACTTCCCTGACAAAAATGACCTCAATAAATACGCCATTGAGGTGCTAGCTCTTAAG GAAAGTGACCCACTGGTGCAGCGTAAAGCCTTGTTTGAGGTGGAGAGAGTCTACAATGAAGCAGCAAACCTGGCACAGAACCACAGGAGACGACGCCAAGCCAAAGGCTCCAGAAGGCTACGACCATAG